One Ostrinia nubilalis chromosome 4, ilOstNubi1.1, whole genome shotgun sequence DNA window includes the following coding sequences:
- the LOC135071149 gene encoding pupal cuticle protein Edg-84A-like — protein sequence MISFEYSKSIESVQVNKMFLKAATLLSLALCVLGDGHAISEQKIVKHYGEISHIGSKEPEHHEEYAWSYPSYEFSYKVDDPHTHDKKGQSETRHGDEVKGEYWLYEPDGRKRTVKYHADKKSGFKAIVEYSAPHHHVYYKTKDHEEVKEHKDHKPVVEHVEEVHIQEEHKEDKHAQHNIPMLSIHAPRVYKFQEDGYYHPRNLKYNRGYHH from the exons ATGATATCATTCGAGTATAGTAAATCAATAGAATCTGTACAAGTAAACAAGATGTTTTTGAAG GCTGCAACCCTGTTGAGTCTGGCGCTGTGCGTCCTAGGCGACGGCCACGCAATCTCAGAGCAGAAGATAGTGAAGCACTATGGCGAGATCTCCCACATCGGTTCCAAGGAGCCGGAGCATCATGAAGAATAC GCTTGGTCGTATCCATCATACGAATTCTCGTACAAGGTGGATGATCCGCACACGCACGACAAGAAAGGTCAGTCGGAGACCAGACACGGGGACGAGGTGAAGGGCGAGTACTGGCTGTACGAGCCTGATGGCCGCAAGCGCACCGTCAAGTACCACGCTGACAAGAAGTCTGG ATTCAAAGCCATAGTCGAATATTCAGCGCCGCACCATCATGTTTACTACAAGACCAAAGACCACGAAGAGGTGAAAGAGCACAAAGATCACAAGCCCGTAGTCGAGCACGTAGAAGAAGTCCACATCCAAGAAGAGCACAAGGAAGACAAGCACGCCCAGCACAACATCCCGATGCTGTCCATCCACGCCCCCAGGGTCTACAAGTTCCAGGAAGACGGCTACTACCACCCAAGGAACCTCAAGTACAACCGAGGCTATCATCATTAA